One part of the Candidatus Melainabacteria bacterium RIFOXYA2_FULL_32_9 genome encodes these proteins:
- a CDS encoding hypoxanthine phosphoribosyltransferase: protein MAILDRTQDQLVTLLTEEQIQQRIKELAEKINNEFADSQELTVVGVLCGSILFLSDLVKHLKMPVQLEFIRLSSYGNEQSSSGKIKPVDLTLPSLEGKDVLLVEDIVDTGLTATFLFDYIKIQHKARKIKFVTLLNKLCSRVKPVQVDFIGFEIDDKFVVGYGLDYKGFYRNLPYVGYFPL from the coding sequence ATGGCTATTTTAGACAGAACACAAGACCAATTAGTTACATTATTAACGGAAGAGCAAATACAACAACGAATTAAAGAATTAGCCGAAAAAATAAATAATGAATTTGCAGATAGTCAGGAACTAACCGTAGTTGGAGTTTTATGCGGTTCTATACTCTTTCTTTCTGATCTTGTTAAACATTTAAAAATGCCTGTCCAACTTGAATTTATTAGGCTCTCAAGTTATGGTAACGAGCAATCATCTTCCGGTAAAATAAAACCTGTTGATTTAACATTACCAAGCTTAGAAGGAAAAGATGTTTTATTAGTAGAAGATATTGTAGATACAGGCTTAACAGCTACATTCTTGTTCGACTATATCAAAATTCAACATAAGGCCAGAAAAATTAAATTTGTAACATTGTTAAATAAGCTTTGCTCAAGAGTAAAACCTGTACAAGTAGATTTTATAGGTTTTGAAATAGATGATAAATTCGTTGTAGGATATGGTTTAGATTATAAAGGTTTCTATAGAAACCTTCCATACGTAGGATATTTTCCTCTGTAG